The following are encoded in a window of Castanea sativa cultivar Marrone di Chiusa Pesio chromosome 5, ASM4071231v1 genomic DNA:
- the LOC142635004 gene encoding uncharacterized protein LOC142635004, protein MAGDPLRRNQNLHCHYHQQRGYTTKDCQTLWNHLEQLVKEGRLKQFLYWPVGQGNHSGEVNQDSTSSRPPLGTINVIFAAPGRTGSHPSKVMFMARTLAKDSRDQPKRIKVNILPILGFSKEDKIGTIQPHDDTLVVTLKIGGYDLEDLTAYNSPLISFEGKAVVPKGQIRLPVQSGPKVVNVDFIVVDTYSPYTTIVARPWLHALGTVSSTLYVKITFPPRDQIEELLGSQFVARQCMTTAILHQPEPESSADGKP, encoded by the exons atggcaggagacccctTAAggcgcaaccaaaatctccattgccattatcaccagcaGAGGGGTTATACCACTAAGGATTGTCAAACTctgtggaaccatttagagcaattggttaaggagggaagatTAAAACAATTCTTGTATTGGCCTGTTGGGCAGGGAAACCACTCAGGGGAGGTGAACCAAGATAGCACTTCATCAAGGCCTCCTCTGGGTacgatcaatgttatttttgctgcacctggaaggactggctcTCATCCTTCCAAGGTGATGTTTATGGCTCGGACCCTGGCCAAGGATTctagggatcagccgaagaggattaaagtGAATATCCTACCAATTTTAGGTTTCTCGAAAGAGGACAAAATCGGGACAatccaaccacatgatgataCTTTGGTGGTTACCCTAAAGATAGGGGGCtacgat cttgaagatcttaCAGCTTATAATTCACCCTTAATAAGCTTTGAGGGGAAGGCTGTCGtaccaaaggggcaaattaggttgcctgtgcaatcaggccCAAAAGTGGTAaacgtggatttcattgtggtagacACCTATTCTCCGTACACAAcaattgtggcaagaccttggttgcatgctctaGGTACCGTGTCCTCAACCTTGTATGTCAAGATCACATTTCCGCCTAGGGATCAGATAGAGGAACTGCTTGGAAGTCAATTTGTGGCTAGACAGTGCATGACGACTGCAATTCTGCATCAGCCTGAACCGGAGTCCTCGGCTGACGGAAAgccatag
- the LOC142635002 gene encoding uncharacterized protein LOC142635002: protein MEKFSEFVEDLNLVDLPLEGGSFTWSSGFDQPMMFRIDRALVTPDWEDHFPNVSQRILPCTVSDHSPILLEAGGMARGKSPFRFENMWLKSEGFVDRAHTWWNRYSFVGTPSFVLAKKLKALKEDIVQWNRREFGNVARQKKQLLEELITLDAKEGDFGLSDGEKVHRAGLRSQVEHLLSLEEISWRQKSRMLCIKEGDNNTKFFHKMANSHRRSNHLRTLEVDGVVFEEAFELISENQNSFVGGRQILDSVLIANECVDSRGKSRVPGVICKLDMEKAYDHVNWEALLYLLNRMGFGVKWCKWIRSCISTIQFSVLVNGSPADFFGIE from the exons ATGGAGAAATTTTCTGAATTTGTTGAGGATCTTAACTTGGTTGATTTGCCTTTGGAAGGAGGTAGCTTTACTTGGTCTAGTGGTTTTGATCAACCAATGATGTTTAGGATTGATAGAGCTTTGGTCACTCCTGATTGGGAGGATCATTTCCCAAATGTTTCTCAAAGGATTTTACCCTGTACTGTTTCAGACCACAGTCCAATTCTCTTGGAGGCAGGGGGAATGGCAAGGGGGAAAAGTCcattcagatttgaaaatatgtggttgaagtcGGAAGGTTTTGTGGATAGGGCTCACACATGGTGGAATCGATATTCCTTTGTAGGTACTCCTAGCTTTGTGCTTGCGAAAAAATTAAAGGCTCTCAAAGAGGACATTGTGCAATGGAATCGCCGAGAGTTTGGTAATGTAGCGCGTCAAAAGAAGCAATTACTGGAGGAGTTGATAACATTAGATGCTAAGGAGGGAGATTTTGGTCTCTCTGATGGGGAGAAAGTTCATAGGGCTGGTTTGAGGTCCCAGGTGGAGCATCTTCTTTCCTTAGAAGAAATTTCCTGGAGACAAAAATCTAGGATGTTATGTATCAAAGAAGGGGATAATAACACCaagttttttcataaaatggctaattcccacagacggtccAATCACTTAAGGACCTTGGAGGTGGATGGGGTGGTTTTTGAAGAGGCTTTCGAG TTGATTTCTGAGAATCAGAACAGCTTTGTGGGTGGGAGACAAATCCTTGACTCGGTTCTCATTGCGAATGAGTGTGTGGATAGTCGTGGGAAGAGTAGGGTTCCTGGAGTCATTTGTAAGCTCGATATGGAGAAAGCctacgatcatgtgaattgggaggctttgTTGTATTTGCTGAAtaggatgggttttggagtgaagtggtgtaagtggatACGTTCTTGCATATCCACAATTCAGTTCTCTGTTTTGGTTAATGGGTCCCCAGCTGATTTCTTTG gcatagagtaa
- the LOC142635003 gene encoding uncharacterized protein LOC142635003: MGITNILCQALQQHSQDLLNAMHLVSTTKSLIQKLRDDGWEPLLDSVTSFCGQHEIDIPDLNARYTKARGRYRHQDEALTTIEHHLRINIFTVAIDFQLQELNSRFCELTANLLTLNSALNPKDAFRSFKIGDICNLAENYYPQDFTDQEICLLKHQLQHYELDVTKHPDFQNMGTISELCRGLETSRKSKIYNLIDRLIRLVLTLPVSTTTTERAFSAMKLLKTRLRNRMEDELLADNMIVYIEKEIAENFTMKMILDEFYSMKNRRQT; encoded by the coding sequence ATGGGAATTACTAATATTCTTTGCCAAGCTTTGCAACAACATTCTCAAGATCTTTTAAATGCCATGCATTTAGTTTCAACTACAAAATCACTTATTCAAAAGTTGAGAGATGATGGATGGGAGCCTTTACTTGATAGTGTTACATCATTTTGTGGACAACATGAAATTGATATTCCTGATTTAAATGCTCGTTACACTAAAGCTCGAGGTAGATACCGTCATCAAGATGAAGCTTTGACAACAATAGAACATCATTTAAGAATTAACATATTTACAGTTGCAATAGATTTTCAATTGCAAGAATTGAATAGTAGATTTTGTGAGCTAACAGCAAATCTTCTCACTCTTAATTCAGCATTAAATCCTAAGGATGCTTTTAGATCATTCAAAATTGGTGATATTTGCAATTTGGCTGAAAATTATTACCCTCAAGATTTCACTGATCAGGAAATTTGTCTTTTGAAGCATCAGTTGCAACATTATGAGCTTGATGTGACAAAGCATCCAGATTTTCAGAATATGGGTACAATATCTGAGCTATGTAGGGGATTAGAAACTTCAAGGAAGTCTAAAATCTATAATTTAATTGATAGACTAATTCGTCTTGTGTTGACTCTTCCAGTTTCTACAACAACTACAGAACGAGCTTTTTCAGCTATGAAACTATTAAAAACAAGACTTCGCAATAGAATGGAGGATGAACTTTTGGCAGATAATATGATAGTTTATATAGAAAAGGAAATTGCTGAAAATTTTACCATGAAAATGATTCTGGATGAATTCTATTCCATGAAAAATCGTCGCCAGACATGA